One window from the genome of Rufibacter tibetensis encodes:
- a CDS encoding PDDEXK nuclease domain-containing protein codes for MKELEPYNGLIKQIGELLQAGRAQAGRAINTILVQTYWQIGKHIVEFEQGGKAKAEYGSELLDRLSKDLTFAFGKGFSRSNLVYMRKFYMAFPNSETLSHQLSWSHYFEILKADNNLEISFYAKQCEKENWSVRELKRQMKSMLFHRVALSKDKTGVLQIAEQGADIQKPADIIKDPYVFEFLGIPQQYQYKEDELEEKLIRNLEEFLLELGKGFAFIGRQYKISLANRHFFVDLVFYHRILKCFVLIDLKRGEIEHNDIGQMNLYLNYFAKEENVEGDNPPIGIVLGAYKDHILVEYATENISNQLFVSKYQLYLPDKALLSAELEKLLEG; via the coding sequence ATGAAAGAGTTGGAACCATACAATGGATTAATTAAGCAAATTGGCGAGTTGCTCCAAGCCGGGCGTGCACAGGCGGGACGGGCCATCAATACCATTCTGGTGCAGACCTATTGGCAGATTGGCAAGCACATTGTAGAATTTGAGCAGGGCGGAAAAGCGAAAGCTGAATACGGTTCTGAGTTGTTAGACCGACTTTCCAAAGACCTGACCTTTGCATTCGGAAAAGGCTTTAGCCGATCAAACTTGGTTTACATGCGGAAGTTCTACATGGCCTTTCCAAATAGTGAGACGCTGTCTCACCAATTAAGCTGGAGCCACTACTTTGAAATTCTGAAAGCTGACAACAACCTTGAAATCAGTTTTTATGCAAAGCAATGCGAAAAAGAAAACTGGAGCGTGCGCGAGCTGAAACGCCAGATGAAAAGCATGCTGTTTCACCGGGTAGCTTTAAGCAAAGACAAAACGGGTGTTTTGCAAATTGCCGAACAAGGTGCCGATATCCAAAAGCCTGCTGATATCATCAAAGACCCATACGTATTTGAGTTCTTGGGCATTCCGCAGCAGTACCAGTACAAAGAAGACGAACTGGAAGAAAAGCTAATCCGAAATTTAGAGGAATTTCTGTTGGAGTTGGGCAAAGGCTTTGCTTTCATTGGCCGCCAATATAAAATCAGTCTGGCTAACCGGCATTTCTTTGTGGACCTGGTTTTTTACCACCGCATTCTCAAATGTTTTGTCTTGATAGACCTGAAGCGCGGCGAAATAGAACACAACGACATCGGGCAGATGAACCTGTACCTGAACTACTTCGCCAAGGAAGAAAACGTGGAGGGCGACAATCCACCCATCGGGATTGTATTAGGCGCTTACAAAGACCACATTTTAGTAGAATACGCCACAGAAAACATCAGCAACCAGCTTTTTGTAAGCAAATACCAACTCTACCTCCCCGATAAAGCTTTGCTTTCAGCGGAACTTGAAAAATTGTTAGAAGGATAG